Proteins found in one Podarcis muralis chromosome 5, rPodMur119.hap1.1, whole genome shotgun sequence genomic segment:
- the USP49 gene encoding ubiquitin carboxyl-terminal hydrolase 49 isoform X2, with the protein MDRCKHVGRLRLAQDHSILNPQKWHCMDCNTTESVWACLKCSHVACGRYIEDHALKHFEETRHPLAMEVNDLYVFCYLCEDYVLNDNPEGDLKLLRSSLSAIKSQKHDPSAKSGRTLRSMALGEDVCSHQRAPQGKPQMLTALWYRRQSLLAKALRTWFDKSSRGQRKLEQKKQLEELERKKEVARQRRQEMKRRLLEELANTPPRKSARLLSHIRRENLIPRKFRDMEASSPTSRRVQNSKFKQFYSIRRKPQMTPGVTGLKNLGNTCYMNSILQVLSHLQKFRECFLTLDLCETEELLAKTVNGKSRMSGKLVNGPAPTDSGRNDQLGSYGRQSLPAGLNGGSSISKSLELTQPKEPSSKHISLCHELHTLFRVMWSGKWASVSPFAMLHSVWSLIPAFRGYDQQDAQEFLCELLDKVQQELESEGTKRRILIPFSQRKLTKQVLKVVNTIFHGQLLSQVTCITCNYKSNTVEPFWDLSLEFPERYHSINKGIVPVNQTECMLTEMLAKFTETEALEGRIYACDQCNSKRRKSSPKPLILSEAKKQLMIYRLPQVLRLHLKRFRWSGRNHREKIGVHVLFDQGFGSTAMTPN; encoded by the exons ATGGATAGATGCAAACATGTTGGGCGGCTACGACTTGCCCAGGACCATTCTATTCTGAACCCCCAGAAGTGGCACTGCATGGACTGCAACACCACGGAATCTGTTTGGGCCTGCCTGAAATGCTCCCATGTGGCTTGTGGAAGATATATTGAGGACCATGCACTTAAGCATTTCGAAGAGACCAGGCATCCTTTGGCCATGGAAGTTAACGACCTGTACGTGTTTTGTTACCTTTGTGAAGACTATGTGTTGAACGATAATCCCGAGGGTGACCTGAAATTGCTTAGAAGTTCTCTATCTGCAATTAAAAGCCAGAAGCATGATCCGTCTGCTAAAAGTGGTAGGACGCTACGGTCAATGGCTTTGGGGGAGGATGTTTGCAGTCATCAGAGGGCCCCTCAGGGAAAGCCTCAGATGCTTACAGCTCTCTGGTACAGGCGGCAGTCATTGCTAGCAAAAGCACTACGGACCTGGTTTGATAAGAGTTCTAGAGGCCAGCGCAAACTAGAACAAAAGAAACAATTGGAAGAgctggagaggaagaaggaagtggCCAGGCAGAGGCGTCAAGAAATGAAGCGGAGATTGCTGGAGGAATTGGCAAACACACCTCCAAGAAAAAGTGCCCGGCTTTTGTCGCACATCCGCAGAGAGAATCTCATTCCTCGGAAATTCAGAGATATGGAAGCAAGTTCCCCTACCTCAAGACGAGTGCAGAATAGCAAATTCAAACAATTCTATTCCATCCGGCGTAAGCCTCAAATGACTCCTGGTGTGACTGGACTAAAGAATCTAGGCAACACATGCTATATGAACTCAATCCTTCAAGTTTTAAGTCACCTCCAAAAGTTTAGAGAATGTTTCTTGACGCTGGATCTTTGTGAAACTGAAGAACTCTTAGCTAAGACCGTGAATGGAAAGTCTAGAATGTCTGGAAAGCTGGTCAATGGGCCTGCTCCAACCGATTCAGGGAGGAATGATCAACTAGGTTCATATGGCAGGCAGAGCCTGCCAGCTGGCTTAAATGGCGGGTCCTCAATAAGCAAAAGTTTAGAACTTACGCAGCCCAAGGAGCCAAGTTCAAAGCACATCTCTCTCTGTCACGAACTGCACACGCTCTTCAGAGTCATGTGGTCTGGGAAGTGGGCCTCGGTCTCTCCTTTTGCCATGCTGCACTCTGTGTGGAGTTTGATTCCAGCGTTTCGAGGTTATGACCAGCAAGATGCTCAGGAATTTCTTTGTGAATTGTTGGACAAAGTGCAGCAGGAGTTGGAATCTGAAGGAACAAAACGCAGGATCCTCATCCCTTTTTCACAGAGGAAGCTCACCAAGCAGGTCCTGAAGGTGGTGAACACCATCTTTCATGGGCAGCTGCTCAGTCAG GTCACCTGTATAACATGTAACTATAAATCTAATACTGTGGAACCTTTCTGGGATCTTTCCCTGGAATTTCCTGAGCGGTATCACTCCATCAACAAAGGGATTGTGCCTGTTAATCAGACGGAGTGCATGCTGACTGAAATGTTGGCCAAATTCACAGAAACAGAAGCTTTGGAAGGAAGGATTTATGCATGTGACCAGTGCAACA GCAAACGGCGGAAATCTTCTCCCAAACCTCTTATTCTAAGTGAAGCTAAAAAGCAGTTAATGATCTACAGACTACCTCAGGTCCTCCGGCTGCACCTTAAACGATTCAG GTGGTCTGGGCGTAATCACCGTGAGAAGATTGGGGTCCATGTCCTCTTTGACCAG GGTTTTGGGTCCACTGCAATGACTCCAAACTGA
- the USP49 gene encoding ubiquitin carboxyl-terminal hydrolase 49 isoform X1 — MDRCKHVGRLRLAQDHSILNPQKWHCMDCNTTESVWACLKCSHVACGRYIEDHALKHFEETRHPLAMEVNDLYVFCYLCEDYVLNDNPEGDLKLLRSSLSAIKSQKHDPSAKSGRTLRSMALGEDVCSHQRAPQGKPQMLTALWYRRQSLLAKALRTWFDKSSRGQRKLEQKKQLEELERKKEVARQRRQEMKRRLLEELANTPPRKSARLLSHIRRENLIPRKFRDMEASSPTSRRVQNSKFKQFYSIRRKPQMTPGVTGLKNLGNTCYMNSILQVLSHLQKFRECFLTLDLCETEELLAKTVNGKSRMSGKLVNGPAPTDSGRNDQLGSYGRQSLPAGLNGGSSISKSLELTQPKEPSSKHISLCHELHTLFRVMWSGKWASVSPFAMLHSVWSLIPAFRGYDQQDAQEFLCELLDKVQQELESEGTKRRILIPFSQRKLTKQVLKVVNTIFHGQLLSQVTCITCNYKSNTVEPFWDLSLEFPERYHSINKGIVPVNQTECMLTEMLAKFTETEALEGRIYACDQCNSKRRKSSPKPLILSEAKKQLMIYRLPQVLRLHLKRFRWSGRNHREKIGVHVLFDQVLNMEPYCCRDTLSSLDKETFVYDLSAVVMHHGKGFGSGHYTAYCYNTEGGFWVHCNDSKLNVCSVEEVCKTQAYILFYTQRTVQGKASISETQLQAQVPSKHNDKDRRLTLP, encoded by the exons ATGGATAGATGCAAACATGTTGGGCGGCTACGACTTGCCCAGGACCATTCTATTCTGAACCCCCAGAAGTGGCACTGCATGGACTGCAACACCACGGAATCTGTTTGGGCCTGCCTGAAATGCTCCCATGTGGCTTGTGGAAGATATATTGAGGACCATGCACTTAAGCATTTCGAAGAGACCAGGCATCCTTTGGCCATGGAAGTTAACGACCTGTACGTGTTTTGTTACCTTTGTGAAGACTATGTGTTGAACGATAATCCCGAGGGTGACCTGAAATTGCTTAGAAGTTCTCTATCTGCAATTAAAAGCCAGAAGCATGATCCGTCTGCTAAAAGTGGTAGGACGCTACGGTCAATGGCTTTGGGGGAGGATGTTTGCAGTCATCAGAGGGCCCCTCAGGGAAAGCCTCAGATGCTTACAGCTCTCTGGTACAGGCGGCAGTCATTGCTAGCAAAAGCACTACGGACCTGGTTTGATAAGAGTTCTAGAGGCCAGCGCAAACTAGAACAAAAGAAACAATTGGAAGAgctggagaggaagaaggaagtggCCAGGCAGAGGCGTCAAGAAATGAAGCGGAGATTGCTGGAGGAATTGGCAAACACACCTCCAAGAAAAAGTGCCCGGCTTTTGTCGCACATCCGCAGAGAGAATCTCATTCCTCGGAAATTCAGAGATATGGAAGCAAGTTCCCCTACCTCAAGACGAGTGCAGAATAGCAAATTCAAACAATTCTATTCCATCCGGCGTAAGCCTCAAATGACTCCTGGTGTGACTGGACTAAAGAATCTAGGCAACACATGCTATATGAACTCAATCCTTCAAGTTTTAAGTCACCTCCAAAAGTTTAGAGAATGTTTCTTGACGCTGGATCTTTGTGAAACTGAAGAACTCTTAGCTAAGACCGTGAATGGAAAGTCTAGAATGTCTGGAAAGCTGGTCAATGGGCCTGCTCCAACCGATTCAGGGAGGAATGATCAACTAGGTTCATATGGCAGGCAGAGCCTGCCAGCTGGCTTAAATGGCGGGTCCTCAATAAGCAAAAGTTTAGAACTTACGCAGCCCAAGGAGCCAAGTTCAAAGCACATCTCTCTCTGTCACGAACTGCACACGCTCTTCAGAGTCATGTGGTCTGGGAAGTGGGCCTCGGTCTCTCCTTTTGCCATGCTGCACTCTGTGTGGAGTTTGATTCCAGCGTTTCGAGGTTATGACCAGCAAGATGCTCAGGAATTTCTTTGTGAATTGTTGGACAAAGTGCAGCAGGAGTTGGAATCTGAAGGAACAAAACGCAGGATCCTCATCCCTTTTTCACAGAGGAAGCTCACCAAGCAGGTCCTGAAGGTGGTGAACACCATCTTTCATGGGCAGCTGCTCAGTCAG GTCACCTGTATAACATGTAACTATAAATCTAATACTGTGGAACCTTTCTGGGATCTTTCCCTGGAATTTCCTGAGCGGTATCACTCCATCAACAAAGGGATTGTGCCTGTTAATCAGACGGAGTGCATGCTGACTGAAATGTTGGCCAAATTCACAGAAACAGAAGCTTTGGAAGGAAGGATTTATGCATGTGACCAGTGCAACA GCAAACGGCGGAAATCTTCTCCCAAACCTCTTATTCTAAGTGAAGCTAAAAAGCAGTTAATGATCTACAGACTACCTCAGGTCCTCCGGCTGCACCTTAAACGATTCAG GTGGTCTGGGCGTAATCACCGTGAGAAGATTGGGGTCCATGTCCTCTTTGACCAGGTATTAAACATGGAACCTTACTGCTGCAGGGACACTCTCTCTTCTCTTGACAAAGAGACCTTTGTCTATGACCTCTCGGCTGTGGTGATGCATCACGGGAAAGGGTTTGGCTCAGGACATTACACGGCATATTGCTACAACACAGAGGGAG GGTTTTGGGTCCACTGCAATGACTCCAAACTGAATGTATGTAGTGTGGAGGAGGTATGCAAAACCCAGGCCTACATTCTTTTTTATACTCAAAGAACCGTGCAGGGCAAAGCAAGTATCTCAGAAACACAACTTCAAGCTCAGGTGCCGTCCAAACACAATGATAAAGATAGAAGACTGACACTCCCCTGA